A single region of the Anabaena sphaerica FACHB-251 genome encodes:
- a CDS encoding glycosyltransferase family 10 domain-containing protein codes for MKTVGMISSYGALESRADWLWQQTPHPFGVWGNMQMQALAENPDFLLMYQFDFPQPSPPPSLLDRLRKQQKKTELNLPDLLRGVSKERIIYLLREPPLEEIVEINKRNYQQAKNYCGYVSGPDDFAPTPDYMPAIWYHSNTFKDLNEMPCPQKVASCSWITSGINRTANHRQRLDFLQSLQSRGMQIDFYGRGLQKWVKTSGELGNKWYGMAPYYYNLAIENYADNNLYVSEKLWDSLLAWCLPIYYGGAAADKLLPPGSFLRLPSLDEKGIAYIQEVTSNLDAWYAAKDAITEARQIILHKLNLLNWLSEFVNQFS; via the coding sequence ATGAAAACAGTGGGTATGATTAGCAGCTATGGCGCTCTGGAATCCAGAGCAGATTGGCTATGGCAACAAACTCCTCATCCATTTGGCGTTTGGGGTAATATGCAAATGCAAGCATTAGCAGAAAACCCAGATTTTTTACTAATGTATCAGTTTGATTTTCCTCAACCATCACCACCACCATCTTTGTTAGATCGGTTACGGAAACAGCAAAAAAAAACAGAATTGAATCTTCCTGATTTACTACGTGGTGTCAGCAAAGAAAGAATTATTTATTTATTGAGAGAACCTCCTTTAGAAGAAATTGTAGAAATAAATAAACGTAATTATCAACAAGCTAAAAATTATTGCGGCTATGTTTCTGGTCCTGATGATTTTGCTCCTACTCCGGATTATATGCCTGCGATTTGGTATCACTCCAATACCTTTAAGGATTTAAATGAAATGCCATGTCCACAAAAGGTTGCTAGTTGTAGTTGGATTACTTCAGGAATTAACCGCACAGCTAACCATCGCCAGCGTTTAGACTTTTTGCAGTCTTTACAATCTAGGGGTATGCAAATTGATTTCTATGGACGTGGTTTACAAAAATGGGTAAAAACTTCAGGAGAACTTGGTAATAAGTGGTATGGCATGGCACCATATTACTATAATCTAGCAATTGAAAATTATGCCGATAATAATTTGTATGTGAGTGAAAAACTTTGGGATAGTTTACTAGCCTGGTGTTTACCAATTTACTATGGTGGAGCAGCAGCAGATAAACTATTACCACCAGGTAGTTTTTTAAGATTACCCAGTTTAGATGAAAAAGGAATTGCTTATATTCAAGAAGTAACTTCTAATCTTGATGCTTGGTATGCTGCCAAAGATGCGATCACCGAAGCTAGACAAATTATTTTACACAAACTAAACTTGCTCAACTGGCTATCAGAATTTGTCAATCAATTTTCTTAA
- a CDS encoding Npun_R2821/Npun_R2822 family protein: protein MNRGIYIVANDKVLENAIALLNSIRYFDPEITVYLIPFNENYQKVADTLGKFHNVKIFPDLEEIEKFTQRISEIFDRDFLALPNKMRKLVVWFGPLDEFIYIDTDIVVFEKIADNLGQLAEVDFFCCDYHHANDKLSNIFSPFVKEQQIFTNDQLEDVFNSGFWSSRKGVITEQQMYETLAECAAHPEYFDFTAGVTDQPILNYLILKLIYKRGNLVKIPGRGPGSWAGSCNFQQQDYLLYDHGKRLKYLHWAGIKIQPGCPYWDTWEYYRNLNPGIPTVDIPTPVQKSKWQQTLDNVKNKLRQLKNKL from the coding sequence ATGAATAGGGGAATTTATATTGTTGCCAATGATAAAGTCTTAGAGAATGCTATTGCCTTACTTAATAGTATTCGTTATTTTGATCCAGAAATCACTGTTTATCTGATACCTTTTAATGAAAACTATCAGAAAGTAGCAGATACACTAGGGAAGTTCCACAATGTCAAGATATTCCCAGATTTAGAAGAAATTGAAAAATTCACTCAACGTATTAGCGAAATTTTTGATCGAGATTTTTTAGCATTACCTAATAAAATGCGTAAACTCGTTGTGTGGTTTGGACCCTTAGATGAGTTTATCTATATTGACACTGATATTGTCGTTTTTGAAAAAATTGCAGACAATTTAGGTCAACTGGCAGAAGTCGATTTTTTCTGTTGTGATTATCATCATGCAAATGACAAACTCAGCAATATATTTTCTCCCTTTGTCAAAGAACAGCAAATTTTCACTAATGATCAACTAGAAGATGTATTTAATAGTGGGTTTTGGAGTTCGCGCAAGGGGGTTATAACTGAGCAACAAATGTATGAAACATTAGCAGAATGTGCTGCTCATCCCGAATACTTTGATTTTACAGCAGGAGTGACAGATCAACCGATCCTCAATTATCTTATTCTCAAGTTAATTTACAAACGTGGTAATCTTGTCAAAATTCCTGGTCGTGGTCCTGGTAGTTGGGCCGGTTCATGTAATTTCCAGCAACAAGATTATCTCCTTTATGATCATGGAAAACGACTAAAATATCTGCACTGGGCAGGTATTAAAATTCAACCTGGTTGTCCCTACTGGGACACTTGGGAATATTATCGAAATTTAAATCCAGGCATCCCAACAGTAGATATTCCTACACCTGTACAAAAAAGTAAATGGCAGCAAACATTAGATAATGTCAAAAATAAACTAAGGCAACTGAAAAATAAGTTATAA
- a CDS encoding Npun_R2821/Npun_R2822 family protein has product MDGICTLANDRVYDQLIALLNSIEAIYGQTMPVCIYPYDDNTEKIAAELAHRPHVILYDNQNSIQKWDKLVKEIWDTHPTAQTHWQKIGSSKYHRVGTHRRYCAFDAPFDRFVYMDADTVLMSPLDHIFTQLNHNDWVVYDFQFKDISHVYSVSSTKLKELFTPERLQTEIFCSGFYGSKKDIFPEQKREMILEWLRQGEAEVLYDMAPDQTILNYLVMRLGISNYNLAINLPAHKVTGCAVTSLHFENQDYILYDKGNRLTYLHYIGLSSKLFSRVCAGENIDFPYRDIFLHYRYLYTPEQKPKFTTKPKAYDAPLSLGTRILRKLGLVKN; this is encoded by the coding sequence ATGGATGGTATTTGTACCCTTGCCAATGACCGAGTTTATGACCAACTAATTGCTCTACTCAACAGTATAGAAGCAATTTATGGTCAGACCATGCCTGTATGTATATATCCCTATGATGATAATACAGAAAAAATTGCTGCGGAACTTGCCCACCGCCCTCATGTAATACTTTATGATAACCAAAATTCCATTCAAAAATGGGATAAATTGGTTAAAGAAATTTGGGATACCCATCCTACCGCCCAAACACATTGGCAAAAAATAGGCAGCAGTAAATATCATCGAGTTGGAACCCATCGCCGTTATTGTGCTTTTGATGCGCCTTTTGACCGCTTTGTTTATATGGACGCTGATACTGTATTAATGAGTCCATTAGACCATATTTTTACTCAGCTAAATCACAATGATTGGGTAGTATATGATTTTCAATTTAAAGATATATCTCATGTTTACAGTGTATCATCAACAAAATTAAAGGAGTTATTCACCCCAGAACGTTTACAAACCGAAATATTTTGTTCTGGGTTTTATGGTTCTAAAAAAGATATATTTCCTGAGCAAAAGCGAGAAATGATCCTAGAGTGGTTGCGTCAAGGAGAAGCAGAAGTTCTCTATGATATGGCTCCTGACCAAACAATTCTCAACTATCTGGTCATGCGATTAGGGATATCTAACTATAATTTGGCTATCAATTTACCTGCTCATAAAGTAACAGGTTGTGCTGTGACATCTCTGCATTTTGAAAACCAGGATTACATTCTTTATGACAAGGGTAACAGATTAACTTATTTACATTATATTGGATTATCTTCTAAATTATTCAGTCGAGTTTGTGCTGGAGAAAATATTGATTTTCCTTACCGAGATATTTTCTTGCACTATCGCTATTTATATACACCAGAACAGAAACCGAAGTTCACAACTAAACCTAAAGCCTATGATGCTCCTCTCAGTTTAGGTACAAGAATTTTAAGAAAGTTAGGATTAGTAAAAAACTAG